Part of the Faecalibacterium duncaniae genome, ATGGGCTACGCCGACTGGTTTTGACTGACAGCGAGCCTCCTCGTTTGTTTCAGATTACGGCTGGAGCCGCCTGCGGACTGGACAAATGCTACAGGTGGCAAAATCTCGATTACAACAAAAATGAGATAGACACCCTTTCGGGGGAGTCTATCTCATTTTTCGTTTGGACTATTTTGCAACAGCCCCATATCATGTTCGTGCAATCGTAAATTTAAGCGTCACATTGGTACCACAATTCTGCCATACCCAAGCGTGCAACATCGCCCTTGCGGAACCCGGTCTCCTCGTACTTTCCGGTAATGCTGCCATCCAGAAGCCCCGCAGACAGATCCCGGTAATCCCGAACGATCTGCTTATCCAAAGTCACTGCATCATGTCCCACGGCCAGCCGTTCAAAAGAACTTTCCTGATTCCAGAGCTTTGTCATCGTGTGATTGCAGATATCCACCAGCCGCATATCGTTTTCAGGCTGCCGCTCCAGAATGATTGAGATATTCGCACAATCTCCGCTGAAAAGGATATGATTTTCTGCATCCAGGAAGCAGGTACTGCCGGGGGTGTGGCCAGGCGTGAGAATCGCTTTGATGGTTCGACCGCCCAGATCGATCACATCTCCGTCATTAACAGGATGCCAAGGATAGCTGCCCTCAGTGGGATGATTG contains:
- a CDS encoding MBL fold metallo-hydrolase, coding for MYRHEITEIAPHTWCLSEFRLVNAFLIEGEEKAALVDTGCGIGDLAGEVRALTDKPLIILLTHTHFDHDGGVFEFPGVPVYVNPLDGERAEEDHKNMEKFMGTTDYNKMRSFYIQSRGPIRCPDLDQEELLKLVPNHPTEGSYPWHPVNDGDVIDLGGRTIKAILTPGHTPGSTCFLDAENHILFSGDCANISIILERQPENDMRLVDICNHTMTKLWNQESSFERLAVGHDAVTLDKQIVRDYRDLSAGLLDGSITGKYEETGFRKGDVARLGMAELWYQCDA